The Clostridia bacterium genome contains a region encoding:
- a CDS encoding type II toxin-antitoxin system PemK/MazF family toxin — protein sequence MVNYRWSIFWADLDPVTGSEQGGQRPVLVVSAEEVNQHLPIVTVLPLTSTKPGRRVYPTEVLLTENATGLPKDSLAMAHQIRTIAKSRLGEACGLISDVSIRIQIEGAMGRHLGLPSTR from the coding sequence ATGGTAAACTACAGATGGTCGATATTCTGGGCAGACCTTGATCCGGTGACAGGATCTGAGCAGGGAGGCCAGCGTCCTGTCCTGGTTGTGTCTGCTGAAGAGGTCAATCAGCACCTTCCAATTGTCACCGTGCTTCCGCTCACATCAACCAAGCCCGGCCGCAGGGTATACCCTACGGAGGTTCTATTGACGGAGAACGCGACCGGGCTTCCTAAGGATTCCCTAGCCATGGCGCACCAGATACGGACCATTGCCAAGAGCAGGCTCGGGGAGGCGTGTGGCCTCATATCTGACGTGTCGATCCGAATCCAGATCGAGGGAGCCATGGGACGACATCTTGGCTTACCTAGCACCCGCTGA
- a CDS encoding Tex family protein, translating into MSQRSFSADRSNAALVHDGEAIPGHAAPSPSSEDASGILETGAGSGRVPGVPEIVAQLSAELGVALPFIESVIRLLDEGNTIPFLARYRKEQTGGLDEEVLRSIHERVDYMRSLAARKDEVIHLLEEQGSITPEIRQALAAADSLQRVEDIYRPFRPKRRTRASIAREQGLEPLATWLLSRPSLGDPLQQAAMFVNLDKGIESGEQALAGARDIVAETLSDDPDVRTWVRRWTSRNGMVATEAVDSALHTPYEQYYDYREAAGRIPPHRVLAINRGEREKALRVRIEVDEEPVLGYLRSWTTRSGPQSSPADSELVLAARDLYKRLLAPAVERDVRNQLTEVADAQAIRVFAANLRALLLTPPIRGKVVMGVDPAYRTGCKIAVVDHTGKLLEIAVVYPTPPHNRVGEAEHTLLQMIERCHVDVIAIGNGTASRETEAFVSGMIPKAGRPVAYVMVNEAGASVYSASATAREEFPDLDVSERSAASIARRLQDALAELVKIEPKAIGVGQYQHDVAEKELAKALQAVVESAVNSVGVNVNTASAALLSYVAGLSPAVAGNIVKKRDADGAYASRKALLTVPRLGPKTYEQCAGFLRIPEGMNPLDNTAIHPESYPVAEKLLAELGFSVDDVAGTRRSELTDALGRLAPQEWAGQLSVGQPTLEDIVEALLRPSLDPRDDLPPPVLRTDVLTMDDLHTGIVLQGTVRNVVDFGAFVDIGVHQDGLVHISELSERYVRRPLDAVSVGDVVWVRVLSIDKERNRIALSMRDAARP; encoded by the coding sequence ATGAGCCAGCGATCCTTCAGTGCCGATAGATCAAACGCTGCACTCGTACATGATGGGGAAGCCATACCTGGGCATGCGGCGCCGTCTCCCTCATCAGAGGATGCCTCCGGGATACTGGAGACGGGCGCTGGCTCGGGCAGGGTTCCCGGCGTGCCTGAGATTGTCGCACAGCTCAGCGCGGAGCTGGGTGTTGCACTGCCGTTCATTGAAAGTGTGATTCGGCTTCTGGATGAGGGCAACACCATTCCGTTTCTTGCCCGCTACCGGAAGGAGCAGACTGGAGGCCTCGATGAGGAGGTCCTTCGGTCCATCCATGAGCGGGTGGACTACATGCGCAGCCTGGCCGCGCGCAAGGATGAGGTAATCCACCTGCTGGAGGAGCAGGGGAGTATCACGCCAGAGATCAGGCAGGCGCTGGCGGCGGCGGATAGTCTTCAGCGAGTGGAAGATATATATCGTCCCTTCCGCCCTAAGCGGAGAACGCGTGCGAGCATTGCCAGGGAGCAGGGCCTGGAGCCGTTGGCTACGTGGCTGCTATCCAGGCCGTCGCTGGGGGACCCACTGCAGCAGGCCGCGATGTTCGTCAATCTCGACAAAGGCATCGAATCCGGAGAGCAGGCCCTGGCCGGGGCTCGTGACATCGTCGCCGAAACGCTATCCGATGACCCCGACGTGCGCACGTGGGTTCGCAGGTGGACATCGCGCAATGGCATGGTGGCGACGGAGGCCGTGGATTCGGCGCTTCACACTCCGTATGAGCAGTACTATGACTATCGAGAGGCAGCGGGCCGCATCCCGCCCCATCGTGTGCTTGCGATCAACAGAGGTGAGCGGGAGAAGGCGCTTCGAGTTCGAATCGAAGTGGATGAGGAGCCTGTCCTCGGTTACCTGCGATCCTGGACCACAAGGAGTGGCCCGCAAAGCAGTCCCGCAGATTCGGAACTTGTCCTGGCTGCGCGGGACTTGTACAAGCGCCTGCTAGCCCCGGCTGTGGAACGCGATGTGCGCAACCAGCTCACCGAGGTAGCCGATGCGCAGGCGATCCGAGTTTTCGCAGCCAACTTGAGGGCCCTGCTGCTGACGCCACCCATTCGGGGCAAGGTGGTAATGGGCGTTGATCCCGCGTATCGCACCGGGTGCAAGATAGCGGTAGTAGATCACACTGGCAAGCTCCTAGAGATCGCAGTCGTCTACCCGACCCCTCCCCACAACCGGGTAGGGGAGGCTGAGCACACCCTGCTACAGATGATCGAACGCTGCCATGTGGACGTTATCGCCATAGGAAACGGAACAGCGTCTCGCGAGACTGAGGCATTTGTCTCAGGCATGATACCGAAGGCCGGCCGTCCGGTGGCATATGTGATGGTGAACGAGGCAGGAGCGTCCGTCTACTCCGCATCCGCGACTGCGCGTGAGGAGTTCCCTGATCTGGACGTATCAGAACGCAGCGCCGCCTCAATCGCAAGGCGGTTGCAGGACGCCCTCGCGGAGTTGGTGAAGATCGAGCCGAAGGCAATAGGGGTCGGTCAGTATCAGCACGACGTTGCCGAGAAAGAGCTCGCCAAGGCTTTGCAGGCTGTAGTCGAGTCCGCCGTGAACAGCGTGGGAGTGAATGTGAACACAGCGTCAGCCGCTCTGCTCTCGTATGTCGCGGGCCTGAGCCCTGCGGTGGCAGGGAACATCGTGAAGAAACGCGATGCGGATGGAGCATACGCCAGCCGGAAGGCGCTTCTCACAGTGCCTCGACTTGGCCCAAAAACCTACGAGCAGTGCGCGGGCTTCCTGAGGATCCCTGAGGGCATGAACCCCCTTGACAACACCGCGATTCACCCTGAGTCGTACCCGGTGGCCGAGAAGCTCCTGGCAGAGCTGGGGTTCTCCGTGGACGATGTGGCCGGAACGAGAAGGTCTGAACTGACGGACGCACTCGGGAGGTTGGCGCCTCAGGAGTGGGCGGGACAGCTCAGTGTGGGCCAGCCTACCCTGGAAGATATCGTGGAGGCGCTCTTGCGGCCTAGCCTAGATCCCCGGGACGATCTGCCCCCGCCTGTTCTTCGCACTGACGTTTTGACTATGGACGACCTGCATACGGGAATAGTGCTTCAGGGCACCGTCCGCAATGTGGTGGACTTCGGCGCGTTCGTCGACATAGGCGTGCATCAGGACGGACTTGTGCACATATCTGAGCTTTCCGAAAGATACGTGAGGCGCCCGCTGGACGCTGTGAGCGTGGGCGATGTGGTATGGGTGCGCGTACTGTCGATCGATAAGGAGCGAAACCGCATCGCGCTATCGATGAGAGACGCGGCGCGGCCTTGA
- a CDS encoding lipid II flippase MurJ, translating into MSESSNSSLVRFAGIVALGSVASKILGFLRETALASRFGSTYATDAYLMAMIIPTLILMGVGPAVTTTLIPVFTDIEKRKGRTAAFQSVTSIVNACVLVAAIISGAGMALARPLVHLVAPGFGPETYELTVTLTTIMFPIAVFSTITSVITGLLHAVGKFAAPALTGLAQNVVIISSIVFFGGKYGITAVAVGTLLGAASMLAVQLPALASVGYRHHIMLDWHDEGLRQAGRLIAPIVAGSAAGQAGTIVIRTLASRLPEGSITNLNYAQRLVGLPVTVLGASLITVLYPTLARLYSRDSGIGPAGGSGELDLRGTRGLRGTPDLRSSRGPRGRMGPGPKGDFLRASERAVGIVFFVLAPMAVGLMALSTPVVRLAFERGAFTDQSTSSTAIALVYASIAIPAMSLSELMSKTFYAMHDTITPMLVGVGAVGVNVVISIALVGTMGHAGLALAGSCQPIAVFVTLYLVFRARVRRTASGQAPGYSLGSSALKTLVATCVMSVSVVAFAGWIEKVVPGHGTGQQIIRLATSVGAGGVVYIAVAAALRSEELCFAVGAAKKRIAARR; encoded by the coding sequence TTGTCTGAGAGCAGCAACAGCAGCCTGGTGAGGTTCGCGGGCATTGTGGCGTTAGGGTCGGTCGCAAGCAAGATACTGGGCTTTCTTCGAGAGACCGCCCTGGCCTCCAGGTTCGGCTCCACATACGCTACCGACGCGTATCTGATGGCTATGATAATCCCGACTCTCATCCTGATGGGAGTGGGCCCCGCGGTCACGACCACTCTTATTCCTGTGTTCACCGACATTGAGAAACGGAAGGGCCGCACTGCCGCATTTCAGTCGGTGACGAGCATCGTGAACGCGTGTGTGCTGGTTGCTGCGATCATATCGGGTGCAGGCATGGCTCTTGCCCGCCCTCTGGTGCATCTTGTGGCGCCGGGGTTCGGGCCTGAAACCTATGAACTCACGGTGACCCTCACTACGATCATGTTCCCGATAGCGGTCTTCTCCACCATCACGTCGGTGATCACCGGGCTCCTGCACGCCGTGGGCAAGTTCGCAGCTCCGGCGCTGACGGGCCTTGCACAGAACGTAGTCATCATCTCATCAATAGTGTTCTTCGGAGGCAAGTACGGAATCACGGCGGTGGCAGTTGGCACACTGCTTGGGGCGGCATCGATGCTGGCTGTACAGCTTCCAGCACTTGCATCGGTGGGATATAGGCACCACATCATGCTGGACTGGCATGATGAAGGGCTCCGGCAGGCAGGGCGGCTTATCGCGCCTATCGTTGCTGGATCTGCCGCTGGGCAGGCCGGGACCATCGTCATTCGCACCCTGGCCTCCCGCCTGCCGGAGGGATCCATCACCAACCTGAACTACGCCCAGCGCCTCGTGGGGCTTCCGGTTACGGTGCTGGGCGCCTCACTCATTACTGTGCTGTACCCGACACTGGCAAGGCTCTACTCGCGGGATTCGGGGATCGGCCCCGCTGGCGGCAGTGGCGAGCTGGATCTGCGGGGCACTCGCGGTTTGAGGGGCACACCAGATCTGCGCAGCTCGCGGGGTCCGCGTGGCCGCATGGGTCCGGGTCCGAAGGGGGATTTCCTCCGAGCCTCCGAGAGGGCAGTTGGCATAGTGTTCTTCGTCCTAGCTCCAATGGCCGTAGGGCTGATGGCTCTCTCAACGCCTGTTGTGCGCTTGGCTTTCGAGCGTGGAGCGTTCACTGATCAATCTACTTCCTCAACGGCGATCGCCCTGGTCTACGCATCAATCGCGATTCCGGCCATGAGCCTCTCCGAGCTCATGAGCAAGACCTTCTATGCGATGCATGACACCATTACCCCGATGCTGGTGGGAGTTGGCGCAGTAGGGGTGAATGTGGTGATAAGCATTGCACTGGTGGGGACAATGGGCCACGCAGGACTGGCTCTGGCGGGTTCATGCCAGCCTATCGCGGTGTTTGTCACACTGTACCTGGTGTTTCGGGCGAGGGTGAGGCGGACAGCGTCGGGGCAGGCGCCCGGATACTCGCTGGGTTCATCTGCGCTGAAGACTCTAGTCGCCACTTGCGTGATGTCGGTTTCTGTGGTGGCCTTCGCAGGCTGGATTGAGAAGGTCGTGCCTGGCCATGGGACGGGGCAACAGATCATTCGGCTGGCGACTTCGGTTGGAGCAGGAGGGGTCGTCTACATTGCCGTTGCCGCTGCGCTCAGAAGCGAGGAACTCTGCTTTGCAGTGGGCGCCGCCAAGAAGAGGATCGCGGCGAGGCGCTA